One stretch of Arachis duranensis cultivar V14167 chromosome 1, aradu.V14167.gnm2.J7QH, whole genome shotgun sequence DNA includes these proteins:
- the LOC127741293 gene encoding plant UBX domain-containing protein 7-like isoform X3 gives MEGMLSANDQQSMVSLFLEVAQGQTTETARQFLQATSWKLEEALQLFLIGSDAGSLPPPSHSPPLENVESWTDQPSRKESESSDHNVNDPDEVRPPLPVIRETLYDDSMIYRGSRFAPRSQEPNSLIAFRNFEEEMRRPGVWETEQGAASTAETSRDNLASLYRPPFHLMFNGTFDKAKGAAAMQDKWLLLNIQSTTEFSSHMLNRDTWANEAVSQTISTNFIFWQVYDDTTEGRKVCTYYKLESIPVVLLIDPITGQKMRSWSGMVQPESLLEGLLAFLDAGPKDHHMTLSHKRPRGASSPPKAKAIVDSDENKDEEEEIQRALAASMEGMIGSNVAAGSDNKEADSAVSQQEAALPKRPSYPVLPEEPKAERSLLCRVGVRLPDGRRVQRNFLRTDPIQLLWSFISAQVGEDETKPFRLAQAIPGANKVLDYESNSTFEESGLANSMIFVTWD, from the exons ATGGAAGGAATGTTATCGGCAAATGACCAACAGAGCATGGTCTCTTTGTTCTTGGAGGTTGCTCAGGGCCAGACCACTGAGACTGCTCGACAGTTCTTGCAG GCGACAAGTTGGAAACTTGAGGAAGCTCTTCAGCTGTTCTTGATCGGCAGTGATGCTGGGTCTTTGCCACCACCATCACACTCTCCACCTCTAGAAAATGTTGAATCTTGGACTGATCAACCATCAAG GAAGGAAAGTGAGAGTAGTGACCACAATGTCAATGATCCAGATGAAGTACGCCCTCCCTTACCTGTTATACGGGAAACTCTTTATGACGATTCAATGATCTATAG AGGATCAAGGTTTGCACCCCGTTCACAAGAGCCTAACTCTTTAATAGCATTTCGTAACTTTGAAGAGGAAATGAGACGTCCCGGGGTTTGGGAAACAGAGCAAGGTGCTGCTTCGACAGCAGAAACTTCTAGGGATAATCTTGCTTCACTCTATCGCCCTCCATTTCATCTGATGTTTAATGGCACTTTTGATAAG GCAAAAGGTGCTGCTGCCATGCAGGACAAATGGCTGTTGCTGAACATTCAATCCACTACAGAATTCAGCTCTCATATG CTTAATCGTGATACATGGGCCAATGAAGCTGTTTCTCAAACCATTAGCACAAACTTCATATTCTGGCAG GTATATGATGATACAACTGAAGGAAGAAAAGTCTGCACTTATTACAAACTGGAATCGATTCCTGTAGTGCTTCTTATTGATCCCATCACTGGCCAAAAGATGCGATCATGGTCTGGAATGGTTCAGCCTGAAAGCTTACTAGAA GGTCTACTAGCATTCCTTGATGCAGGGCCAAAGGATCATCACATGACCTTATCTCACAAGCGTCCTAGAGGAGCTTCTAGCCCACCTAAGGCTAAAG CTATTGTAGATTCAGACGAGAATAAAGATGAGGAAGAGGAAATCCAAAGAGCTCTGGCAGCATCGATGGAGGGCATGATTGGATCTAATGTTGCGGCTGGAAGTGACAACAAGGAGGCAGATTCCGCTGTCAGCCAGCAAGAGGCAGCCTTGCCCAAGAGGCCCTCATACCCGGTACTCCCCGAAGAGCCTAAGGCTGAAAGAAGTCTCCTGTGCAGGGTTGGTGTTCGGCTTCCAGATGGACGCCGGGTTCAGCGTAACTTTTTACGCACAGATCCTATTCAG CTGCTGTGGTCATTCATTTCAGCTCAAGTAGGAGAAGATGAGACAAAGCCATTCAGATTAGCACAAGCAATTCCTGGAGCCAACAAAGTTCTTGACTATGAAAGCAATTCAACCTTTGAAGAATCAGGGCTTGCAAATTCCATGATCTTTGTCACTTGGGACTGA
- the LOC127741293 gene encoding plant UBX domain-containing protein 7-like isoform X1 encodes MEGMLSANDQQSMVSLFLEVAQGQTTETARQFLQATSWKLEEALQLFLIGSDAGSLPPPSHSPPLENVESWTDQPSSEPRKESESSDHNVNDPDEVRPPLPVIRETLYDDSMIYRGSRFAPRSQEPNSLIAFRNFEEEMRRPGVWETEQGAASTAETSRDNLASLYRPPFHLMFNGTFDKAKGAAAMQDKWLLLNIQSTTEFSSHMLNRDTWANEAVSQTISTNFIFWQVYDDTTEGRKVCTYYKLESIPVVLLIDPITGQKMRSWSGMVQPESLLEGLLAFLDAGPKDHHMTLSHKRPRGASSPPKAKAIVDSDENKDEEEEIQRALAASMEGMIGSNVAAGSDNKEADSAVSQQEAALPKRPSYPVLPEEPKAERSLLCRVGVRLPDGRRVQRNFLRTDPIQLLWSFISAQVGEDETKPFRLAQAIPGANKVLDYESNSTFEESGLANSMIFVTWD; translated from the exons ATGGAAGGAATGTTATCGGCAAATGACCAACAGAGCATGGTCTCTTTGTTCTTGGAGGTTGCTCAGGGCCAGACCACTGAGACTGCTCGACAGTTCTTGCAG GCGACAAGTTGGAAACTTGAGGAAGCTCTTCAGCTGTTCTTGATCGGCAGTGATGCTGGGTCTTTGCCACCACCATCACACTCTCCACCTCTAGAAAATGTTGAATCTTGGACTGATCAACCATCAAG TGAACCAAGGAAGGAAAGTGAGAGTAGTGACCACAATGTCAATGATCCAGATGAAGTACGCCCTCCCTTACCTGTTATACGGGAAACTCTTTATGACGATTCAATGATCTATAG AGGATCAAGGTTTGCACCCCGTTCACAAGAGCCTAACTCTTTAATAGCATTTCGTAACTTTGAAGAGGAAATGAGACGTCCCGGGGTTTGGGAAACAGAGCAAGGTGCTGCTTCGACAGCAGAAACTTCTAGGGATAATCTTGCTTCACTCTATCGCCCTCCATTTCATCTGATGTTTAATGGCACTTTTGATAAG GCAAAAGGTGCTGCTGCCATGCAGGACAAATGGCTGTTGCTGAACATTCAATCCACTACAGAATTCAGCTCTCATATG CTTAATCGTGATACATGGGCCAATGAAGCTGTTTCTCAAACCATTAGCACAAACTTCATATTCTGGCAG GTATATGATGATACAACTGAAGGAAGAAAAGTCTGCACTTATTACAAACTGGAATCGATTCCTGTAGTGCTTCTTATTGATCCCATCACTGGCCAAAAGATGCGATCATGGTCTGGAATGGTTCAGCCTGAAAGCTTACTAGAA GGTCTACTAGCATTCCTTGATGCAGGGCCAAAGGATCATCACATGACCTTATCTCACAAGCGTCCTAGAGGAGCTTCTAGCCCACCTAAGGCTAAAG CTATTGTAGATTCAGACGAGAATAAAGATGAGGAAGAGGAAATCCAAAGAGCTCTGGCAGCATCGATGGAGGGCATGATTGGATCTAATGTTGCGGCTGGAAGTGACAACAAGGAGGCAGATTCCGCTGTCAGCCAGCAAGAGGCAGCCTTGCCCAAGAGGCCCTCATACCCGGTACTCCCCGAAGAGCCTAAGGCTGAAAGAAGTCTCCTGTGCAGGGTTGGTGTTCGGCTTCCAGATGGACGCCGGGTTCAGCGTAACTTTTTACGCACAGATCCTATTCAG CTGCTGTGGTCATTCATTTCAGCTCAAGTAGGAGAAGATGAGACAAAGCCATTCAGATTAGCACAAGCAATTCCTGGAGCCAACAAAGTTCTTGACTATGAAAGCAATTCAACCTTTGAAGAATCAGGGCTTGCAAATTCCATGATCTTTGTCACTTGGGACTGA
- the LOC127741293 gene encoding plant UBX domain-containing protein 7-like isoform X2 → MEGMLSANDQQSMVSLFLEVAQGQTTETARQFLQATSWKLEEALQLFLIGSDAGSLPPPSHSPPLENVESWTDQPSSEPRKESESSDHNVNDPDEVRPPLPVIRETLYDDSMIYRGSRFAPRSQEPNSLIAFRNFEEEMRRPGVWETEQGAASTAETSRDNLASLYRPPFHLMFNGTFDKAKGAAAMQDKWLLLNIQSTTEFSSHMLNRDTWANEAVSQTISTNFIFWQVYDDTTEGRKVCTYYKLESIPVVLLIDPITGQKMRSWSGMVQPESLLEGLLAFLDAGPKDHHMTLSHKRPRGASSPPKAKDSDENKDEEEEIQRALAASMEGMIGSNVAAGSDNKEADSAVSQQEAALPKRPSYPVLPEEPKAERSLLCRVGVRLPDGRRVQRNFLRTDPIQLLWSFISAQVGEDETKPFRLAQAIPGANKVLDYESNSTFEESGLANSMIFVTWD, encoded by the exons ATGGAAGGAATGTTATCGGCAAATGACCAACAGAGCATGGTCTCTTTGTTCTTGGAGGTTGCTCAGGGCCAGACCACTGAGACTGCTCGACAGTTCTTGCAG GCGACAAGTTGGAAACTTGAGGAAGCTCTTCAGCTGTTCTTGATCGGCAGTGATGCTGGGTCTTTGCCACCACCATCACACTCTCCACCTCTAGAAAATGTTGAATCTTGGACTGATCAACCATCAAG TGAACCAAGGAAGGAAAGTGAGAGTAGTGACCACAATGTCAATGATCCAGATGAAGTACGCCCTCCCTTACCTGTTATACGGGAAACTCTTTATGACGATTCAATGATCTATAG AGGATCAAGGTTTGCACCCCGTTCACAAGAGCCTAACTCTTTAATAGCATTTCGTAACTTTGAAGAGGAAATGAGACGTCCCGGGGTTTGGGAAACAGAGCAAGGTGCTGCTTCGACAGCAGAAACTTCTAGGGATAATCTTGCTTCACTCTATCGCCCTCCATTTCATCTGATGTTTAATGGCACTTTTGATAAG GCAAAAGGTGCTGCTGCCATGCAGGACAAATGGCTGTTGCTGAACATTCAATCCACTACAGAATTCAGCTCTCATATG CTTAATCGTGATACATGGGCCAATGAAGCTGTTTCTCAAACCATTAGCACAAACTTCATATTCTGGCAG GTATATGATGATACAACTGAAGGAAGAAAAGTCTGCACTTATTACAAACTGGAATCGATTCCTGTAGTGCTTCTTATTGATCCCATCACTGGCCAAAAGATGCGATCATGGTCTGGAATGGTTCAGCCTGAAAGCTTACTAGAA GGTCTACTAGCATTCCTTGATGCAGGGCCAAAGGATCATCACATGACCTTATCTCACAAGCGTCCTAGAGGAGCTTCTAGCCCACCTAAGGCTAAAG ATTCAGACGAGAATAAAGATGAGGAAGAGGAAATCCAAAGAGCTCTGGCAGCATCGATGGAGGGCATGATTGGATCTAATGTTGCGGCTGGAAGTGACAACAAGGAGGCAGATTCCGCTGTCAGCCAGCAAGAGGCAGCCTTGCCCAAGAGGCCCTCATACCCGGTACTCCCCGAAGAGCCTAAGGCTGAAAGAAGTCTCCTGTGCAGGGTTGGTGTTCGGCTTCCAGATGGACGCCGGGTTCAGCGTAACTTTTTACGCACAGATCCTATTCAG CTGCTGTGGTCATTCATTTCAGCTCAAGTAGGAGAAGATGAGACAAAGCCATTCAGATTAGCACAAGCAATTCCTGGAGCCAACAAAGTTCTTGACTATGAAAGCAATTCAACCTTTGAAGAATCAGGGCTTGCAAATTCCATGATCTTTGTCACTTGGGACTGA